The Bifidobacteriaceae bacterium genome segment GGGCCGCCGCCCGGTTCGCCAAGGGCGACAAGTTCATCGCCGAGGGCCACATCCGCGCTTACACCGTCACAGGCGCCGACGGGCAAGCGACGCAGGCGGAAGAATTCGTCGCCCGCCGGATCGGCCACGACGCCGCCGTCACCGACTACCAAGTCGACCGCCGGCCCCGCCAAACCCGAACCCAGCAGGCCGAGGTGCCTGCCCGGCAGACCGGCCCCGCCGGGCGGGAGACCCGGACCGCCCAGTCCGGCGGCTTCCCGGCCGGGCTCAACGCCCTTCCGCCCGCCTCCGCGCCGACGAGCGCCGCCATCGGAATGTGAGGCCCCGGCCATGAACCAACAAGCGAACCTTGAACAACCCGAGCCCGGCCCGCGCGACCCACGCGCCCCGGAAGCAGACGACCCCGGCGACTACGGCTACGACGGCATCGACCTGGGCGGCAACGCCTCGGCGACGGACGGGCCGCCCGCGCCAATAGTGTGGGCCAACCTGTCCTCCGACGAGTTGGAGCACCAGTGGCTGGCGCTGAACGCCTGGGTGGAAGACGCCCGCCACACCTACCACCTGCCCGCCAACATCGTCCCCCCGTTCTGGCACCGCCACCAACTCCTGGTCGAGCACCTCTCCGCGCTCAGAACCCACTGGCAAGCCGCCCACCACCCCGACCAGTCCGGGTCCGGGCCGTTCGGGTTCCTCCGCGACCTGGAGGAATGGAAAACCAGGATGCGGGAAGCCGTCGCCACGCTCGGCACCCGGATGGATCAAGACCGCCCCGCCCGGCTCGCGCCCTGGCCCGGCGAACCCGAACCCGACCCCGAAGACCAACTCCCGCCAGTCAACCTCGCCAACCGGTACGAAGACCTCGTTGGCGTGGTCATGTGGCACGTGGAGCGGGTCCGACGCCAAGAAGACCACTACTACCAACTGATCGCCGACGCCATCGACGCCGACAGTCAGGCGGAGGCGGAGTGATGGCGAGGACATACAGGCCCAAGACCCGCCGGAAGCGCCAAGAAGACCGCGATCTGCGCGTTGTTTCAGTGGCCAACGATCCTTTGGATGAGGGAGCGCTGGTCAACGTCTTCTTGATGCACACCATCAGCTGCGGTCTGCCGCCCAAGAACGGCGCGGATCGCCTGACGATGCTGAGGAGGCAGCTGCCTCCGCGCCCCGAGAAGCTGCGAACCCAGCCCGCATAGGACTAAAATGCGGCTTAGCCAGGCATCACCTGACACGAGCACCCCGCCTTCACGGGCGGAATGTCCGAACCGCAGGTTCGGAACCATGACGCGCTTGGCCAAGCCGCATCGTCTGTTGTGGCGATCCTGTTTGAATGAGAGGAAGCGTCATGGCGTCACCAATCGCCGCTGCTGGCAACGTCTCTGCGGGCCACGCGACGCCGCGGGCTGTCACCTACCTTAGGGTCTCAACCAAGGAGCAGGCAGAGAAGGGTGGCCAGGACGAGGGTTACTCGATCCCGGCTCAGCGGGCAGCGAACCACCGCAAGGCCGAGCAACTCGGCGCGGAGATCATCGAGGAGTTCACAGACGCGGGAGAGTCAGCTAGGAAGGCGGACCGGCCCGCGCTCCAGCGGATGCTGGCTTACGTCGCCGAACACCGGGTGTCCTATTGCATCGTCCACAAGGTTGACCGGCTAGCCCGCAACCGGGCCGATGACGTGACGATCCACCTGGCGCTCCAGCAGGCCGGGGTGATGCTGGTGTCCGCGTCGGAAAACATCGACGAGACCCCGTCCGGGATGCTGTTGCACGGCATCATGTCCTCCATCGCGGAGTTCTACTCCCGCAACCTGTCGACCGAGGCCGTCAAAGGTATGACCCAGAAAGCGCTGACCGGGGGCACACCGAACCGCGCCCCTATCGGCTACCTCAACGTTGGCGTGCGTGACGCCCAGGGTAGGGAGGTCCGCACCGTCCGAGTCGATCCCGACCGCGCGCCGCTCATAACTTGGGCGTTCAAAGCGTTCGCCTCGGGGGACTGGACCATCACACA includes the following:
- a CDS encoding single-stranded DNA-binding protein, with product MPITTKTSMSGFVASTPRLTRTETGEARLYMKVGQEHFTRQPDGSYTQDDTTFHDLAVYRRSAERAAARFAKGDKFIAEGHIRAYTVTGADGQATQAEEFVARRIGHDAAVTDYQVDRRPRQTRTQQAEVPARQTGPAGRETRTAQSGGFPAGLNALPPASAPTSAAIGM